One Chroococcidiopsis sp. TS-821 genomic window carries:
- a CDS encoding PetM family cytochrome b6-f complex subunit 7, producing the protein MGEMFTATILCLTLIPIGIVLGFLLLKIQGGEGSEL; encoded by the coding sequence ATGGGCGAGATGTTTACAGCAACCATTTTGTGTCTCACTTTGATCCCTATCGGCATCGTTTTGGGTTTTCTCTTACTCAAAATTCAGGGAGGCGAAGGAAGCGAATTGTAG
- a CDS encoding response regulator transcription factor, whose amino-acid sequence MRILIVEDDLSLAEILATALIEQRYVVDTVSDGEAAWQQVKTVTYDLIVMDMMLPKLDGISLCKRLRSQSYGIPVLMLTALNNIADKVTGLDAGADDYVIKPVDLQELFARIRALLRRGSSQTSPILEWDGLQLDPSTYEVTYKEKPLYLTPKEYSLLEVLLRNGRRVISRSAIIEHVWSLEDPPEEDTVKAHIKTLRQKLKSVGAASDFIETVHGVGYRLRQPLLHQ is encoded by the coding sequence ATGAGGATTCTGATAGTCGAAGACGATCTTAGCCTTGCCGAAATTTTAGCAACAGCACTGATTGAGCAACGGTATGTAGTAGATACAGTAAGTGATGGGGAAGCCGCTTGGCAACAAGTCAAAACGGTTACGTACGATCTTATTGTTATGGATATGATGCTTCCCAAACTTGACGGAATCAGCTTATGTAAGCGGCTGCGTTCTCAAAGCTACGGAATTCCAGTACTGATGCTAACTGCTTTAAATAATATTGCAGATAAAGTTACAGGGCTAGATGCGGGGGCTGATGATTATGTCATCAAACCAGTAGATTTACAAGAATTATTTGCGCGGATTCGCGCGCTACTGCGACGAGGAAGCTCGCAAACGTCGCCAATTTTGGAATGGGATGGATTACAGCTAGATCCGAGTACGTACGAAGTCACCTACAAAGAAAAACCTTTGTACTTGACACCTAAAGAGTATAGTCTTCTCGAAGTGCTCTTACGTAATGGCAGGCGAGTTATTAGTCGTAGTGCCATTATTGAACATGTTTGGTCTTTGGAAGATCCGCCCGAAGAAGATACAGTCAAAGCGCATATCAAGACTTTGCGCCAAAAGCTTAAGTCTGTAGGAGCTGCGAGTGATTTTATTGAAACTGTTCACGGTGTCGGCTATCGCCTCAGACAACCCTTGCTACATCAATAG
- the pdxA gene encoding 4-hydroxythreonine-4-phosphate dehydrogenase PdxA — protein sequence MYLLQQNLLRAETCPRLALTLGDPAGIGPEVILKALAKPEFPQKYDVTVVGSKTQLLKTYEQLRQHCRDNLANPEDLKIIDINTEDSITTGIGNAASGAASFAYLQAAIARTQSGEFEAIVTGPIAKSAWKAAGYNYPGQTELLAQSSGVTRYGMLFVARSPHTNWTLRTLLATTHIPLRQVADTLTPELLANKLDLLVECLQQDFGIEKPRIAIAGLNPHSGESGQLGREEQDWLIPWLEKERCDRPEIQLDGPIPPDTMWVKPSQAWYGTIDTAKAADAYLALYHDQGLIPVKQLAFDRAVNTSIGLSFVRTSPDHGTAFDIAGKGIADATSMKAAIQLAAELACQRSFLRSMTQIGFSDS from the coding sequence ATGTATTTGTTGCAGCAGAATTTGCTTCGTGCAGAAACATGTCCGCGTTTGGCTTTGACATTGGGCGATCCGGCTGGTATAGGACCAGAAGTGATTTTAAAGGCTTTAGCCAAACCAGAGTTTCCGCAAAAATACGATGTCACCGTTGTTGGCAGTAAAACTCAACTCCTCAAAACCTACGAACAGTTACGCCAGCACTGTCGTGACAATTTAGCAAATCCAGAAGATTTAAAAATTATAGATATTAATACTGAAGATTCTATCACTACTGGAATCGGTAATGCAGCTAGTGGAGCTGCAAGTTTTGCTTATTTGCAAGCCGCGATCGCCCGCACGCAAAGCGGTGAATTTGAGGCGATTGTCACAGGTCCCATTGCTAAGTCTGCTTGGAAAGCCGCGGGCTACAATTACCCTGGGCAAACCGAGTTACTCGCGCAAAGTTCGGGCGTGACAAGATACGGAATGTTGTTTGTTGCGCGATCGCCCCACACAAATTGGACGCTGAGAACATTACTCGCGACGACGCACATTCCTTTACGTCAAGTTGCGGATACACTGACCCCTGAATTGCTGGCGAATAAATTAGACTTACTCGTGGAGTGTTTGCAGCAAGATTTTGGGATAGAAAAACCCAGAATTGCGATCGCCGGATTAAATCCGCATAGTGGAGAATCAGGACAACTCGGACGCGAAGAACAAGACTGGCTCATTCCTTGGTTGGAAAAAGAAAGATGCGATCGCCCCGAAATTCAATTAGATGGTCCCATACCGCCAGATACGATGTGGGTAAAACCCAGTCAAGCTTGGTATGGGACTATCGATACAGCAAAAGCTGCAGACGCTTATCTTGCGTTATATCACGACCAAGGTTTAATTCCTGTCAAACAACTTGCGTTTGACCGTGCGGTAAATACTTCAATCGGTCTTTCTTTTGTACGGACTTCACCGGATCACGGTACAGCGTTTGATATTGCAGGTAAAGGAATTGCGGATGCTACTAGCATGAAAGCCGCTATACAGCTTGCTGCTGAACTTGCTTGTCAAAGAAGCTTCTTAAGAAGTATGACGCAAATAGGTTTTTCTGACTCTTGA
- a CDS encoding adenosine deaminase has protein sequence MALYAELHRHLGGSVVPRVLWRYFQRHSPDLGEKFPEYQAFEEFYTKPRNTLDEYLELHTLVESVQSVETLPYFIYRLMRGAYIFENLAYLELRYTPYLRTPDHLSQSERIDQMAEIVAVVGKASRVPEYPIVTSQILCMHSRLPYEVNKAIVDLAAQSRDYVCAIDVAGGDAHYKERLDEFIELYDYARSLNLNTTGHLYETTDGCYPELLPYLMRIGHGIQIPLRYPELLGELAQRNQCLEVCPTTYLKTGTLEDLRQLKIVFDRCFDAGVDIAICTDNAGLHNVRLPFEYENLLTQDIIDFQQLKACQNAAFRHAFAWPYGQQPPASLLRGLLQPEAPALAEPVRN, from the coding sequence ATGGCATTATATGCAGAATTGCATCGGCATTTAGGAGGTTCGGTAGTACCGCGCGTATTGTGGCGCTACTTTCAACGTCATTCACCTGATTTAGGGGAAAAATTTCCTGAGTATCAAGCGTTTGAAGAGTTTTATACAAAACCACGCAATACTCTCGATGAGTATCTAGAACTCCATACGCTGGTAGAAAGCGTGCAAAGCGTGGAAACTTTGCCGTATTTTATTTATCGCTTGATGCGTGGTGCTTATATTTTTGAGAACCTTGCTTATTTAGAATTACGCTATACGCCTTATTTGCGTACACCGGATCATTTGAGTCAATCAGAACGCATTGACCAGATGGCTGAAATTGTAGCAGTTGTTGGGAAAGCAAGTCGAGTACCAGAGTATCCAATCGTCACAAGTCAAATTTTGTGCATGCACTCGCGACTTCCTTATGAAGTCAACAAAGCAATTGTCGATTTAGCGGCTCAAAGTCGAGATTATGTTTGCGCGATCGATGTAGCAGGTGGTGATGCTCACTACAAAGAACGACTTGATGAGTTTATCGAATTGTACGACTATGCGCGATCGCTTAATCTCAACACAACCGGACATCTTTACGAAACGACGGATGGTTGTTACCCTGAATTACTACCTTATTTAATGCGCATCGGACACGGCATTCAAATTCCCCTACGCTATCCAGAATTACTCGGTGAGTTAGCACAACGCAATCAATGTCTAGAAGTTTGCCCAACAACTTATCTCAAAACAGGAACTCTAGAAGACCTGCGGCAACTTAAGATTGTGTTTGACCGATGTTTTGATGCGGGAGTCGATATTGCTATTTGTACTGACAACGCTGGGTTACATAATGTGCGCTTGCCTTTTGAGTACGAGAATTTACTGACGCAAGACATTATTGACTTTCAGCAGTTGAAAGCTTGTCAGAATGCAGCTTTCCGTCATGCATTTGCTTGGCCTTACGGTCAGCAGCCTCCAGCCTCATTGTTACGCGGATTACTGCAACCTGAAGCACCAGCACTAGCTGAACCTGTTAGGAATTAG
- a CDS encoding DUF1816 domain-containing protein encodes MKSVDDFNSDHVELDWWAEVITTQPNVIYYFGPFASREEAQWFLPGYIEDIEQEGCQEIRVQVKQCQPTELTVEEQILVASG; translated from the coding sequence ATGAAATCAGTAGATGACTTTAATAGCGACCACGTTGAACTCGATTGGTGGGCAGAAGTTATAACGACTCAACCGAATGTCATTTATTACTTTGGACCATTTGCGAGTAGAGAGGAAGCACAATGGTTTTTACCGGGTTACATCGAGGACATAGAACAAGAGGGCTGTCAAGAAATTCGCGTTCAAGTCAAGCAATGTCAGCCTACAGAACTAACAGTTGAAGAACAAATCTTAGTAGCTAGTGGCTAG
- a CDS encoding 50S ribosomal protein L25/general stress protein Ctc: MEITVEGKKRAEGSKPNALRRSGLIPANLYGHNGTESIHLTLEAKTVETLLKKASVNNTLIQLNISDLPWRGKALLREVQRHPTKRFPYHLSFFSVAAQDTVEVEVPLHFVGEAPGVKLEGGALDTVLTHIQVRCAPDRIPETLEIDVSNMKMGDVLYLQDLVLPEGVSLVSETNDAVVSVLAPQITPEIIEAQEAAADQEIAAAQAAEAEQKEPQTDAETGG; encoded by the coding sequence ATGGAAATCACAGTCGAAGGAAAAAAAAGAGCAGAAGGTAGTAAGCCGAATGCTTTACGCCGTTCAGGTTTAATTCCTGCCAATTTGTATGGTCACAACGGTACAGAATCAATTCATCTCACGCTAGAAGCTAAAACAGTAGAGACACTGTTAAAAAAAGCTTCTGTTAACAACACATTAATTCAGTTAAATATTAGCGATTTGCCTTGGCGCGGTAAAGCGCTCCTGCGGGAAGTTCAACGCCACCCTACGAAAAGATTTCCCTATCACCTCAGCTTCTTCTCGGTCGCAGCCCAAGATACTGTAGAAGTAGAAGTACCGCTCCACTTCGTCGGTGAAGCACCTGGAGTGAAACTCGAAGGTGGTGCGTTAGATACAGTCCTAACTCATATTCAAGTCCGTTGCGCTCCCGATCGCATTCCTGAAACACTTGAAATCGACGTCTCTAACATGAAAATGGGAGACGTGCTGTATCTTCAAGATTTAGTCTTACCCGAAGGTGTTTCTTTAGTAAGCGAAACTAATGATGCTGTCGTTTCTGTTTTAGCGCCACAAATTACACCAGAAATTATTGAAGCCCAAGAAGCCGCAGCTGACCAAGAAATCGCCGCAGCCCAAGCTGCTGAAGCAGAACAGAAAGAACCACAAACCGACGCTGAAACGGGTGGTTAA
- a CDS encoding adenylosuccinate synthase — MANVIVIGAQWGDEGKGKITDLLSKSADIVVRYQGGVNAGHTLVVQGQTFKLHLIPSGILYPDTECIIGCGTVIDPQVLIRELDQLEKFNISTKNLLISETAHVTMPYHRLIDRASEERRGDRRIGTTGRGIGPTYADKSERTGIRVIDLMNPTGLRKQLHWAISYKNVILEKLYNLPPLDAEEVIDQYLEYAERLRPHVVDTSLKIYDAIQRRRNILFEGAQGTLLDLDHGTYPYVTSSNPVAGGACVGTGVGPTMIDRVIGVAKAYTTRVGEGPFPTELNGKIGELLCDRGAEFGTTTGRRRRCGWFDAVIGRYAVRVNGMDCLAITKLDVLDELDEIKVCVAYEIDGEKCKDFPHNAHRFAQCRPIYKTMPGWKQSTVNCRSLEDLPSQALDYLKFLAELMEVPIAIVSLGASREQTIIVEDPIHGPKRALLHANGTPVVTEV; from the coding sequence TTGGCTAACGTCATAGTGATCGGCGCTCAATGGGGCGACGAAGGAAAAGGAAAAATCACGGATCTGCTCAGCAAATCGGCTGACATTGTTGTACGCTACCAAGGGGGTGTCAATGCCGGACACACACTTGTAGTTCAGGGTCAAACATTCAAGTTGCATCTTATTCCTTCGGGAATTTTATACCCTGATACTGAATGCATTATTGGCTGTGGTACTGTAATTGACCCACAGGTGTTAATTAGAGAACTCGACCAATTAGAAAAGTTCAACATCTCTACCAAAAATTTGCTGATTTCAGAAACAGCTCATGTCACAATGCCGTATCATCGGCTGATCGATCGAGCATCAGAAGAACGCCGAGGCGATCGTAGAATTGGGACAACAGGGCGGGGAATTGGTCCAACGTATGCAGATAAGTCCGAGCGTACAGGGATTCGTGTCATTGATTTGATGAATCCTACGGGCTTGCGCAAACAACTGCATTGGGCAATTAGCTATAAAAATGTCATTTTAGAAAAGCTTTACAACCTACCTCCATTAGATGCAGAAGAAGTCATCGACCAGTATCTAGAATATGCAGAACGCTTACGCCCGCATGTAGTAGATACATCGCTCAAGATCTATGATGCAATTCAGCGACGTCGCAACATTTTGTTTGAAGGCGCGCAAGGGACATTGCTCGATCTCGATCATGGAACTTATCCTTACGTCACTTCCTCAAATCCTGTTGCTGGTGGGGCTTGCGTTGGTACGGGTGTAGGACCTACCATGATTGACCGCGTGATTGGAGTTGCTAAAGCGTACACGACACGCGTCGGCGAAGGACCATTTCCAACAGAACTCAATGGCAAAATTGGCGAATTATTGTGCGATCGCGGTGCAGAATTTGGTACTACCACTGGGCGGCGGCGCCGTTGCGGTTGGTTTGATGCGGTAATCGGACGCTACGCGGTTCGCGTCAACGGTATGGATTGTCTCGCAATTACAAAACTAGATGTTCTAGATGAACTAGACGAAATCAAAGTTTGTGTTGCGTACGAAATTGATGGAGAAAAATGTAAGGATTTTCCTCACAATGCTCATCGATTTGCGCAGTGTCGTCCCATTTATAAAACAATGCCCGGCTGGAAACAGTCAACTGTCAATTGTCGCTCGTTGGAGGACTTACCATCGCAGGCGCTTGACTACTTGAAATTCTTAGCCGAATTGATGGAAGTTCCGATTGCGATCGTTTCCTTAGGAGCGAGTCGCGAACAAACTATCATTGTGGAAGACCCAATTCACGGTCCTAAGCGTGCTTTACTTCACGCAAATGGCACTCCTGTCGTTACAGAAGTGTGA